The following are encoded together in the Humulus lupulus chromosome 5, drHumLupu1.1, whole genome shotgun sequence genome:
- the LOC133779799 gene encoding uncharacterized protein LOC133779799, with amino-acid sequence MFANANPATWWHLVTEGCSQVDPNDDEGAYVSEEDLQSLSSSDEDGNAKRRKRSNNQFNRATNMDNFKFKLGMLFSTVDQFRTALKEHFIKINREYVWLANDQRRVRAKCKSVGCNWVIYARVQLSDKHSFMVNTLVDRHMCGLVFNNKHATSNWLAKHYLEQFRINPNLTYTGFMQLTTRTQFSRTTRSTFYRAMNCAKVMLEGTIREQYAILEDYCKQLLETNPGSTSILKTRMQDGKRLFERVYICLKACKDGFLNGCRPLIYLDGYFLKGYCKGMLLAAIGIDVANAMFPVAYAVVEKEYTDSWTWFLNLLKEDLRIDEPERIT; translated from the coding sequence ATGTTTGCTAATGCTAATCCTGCAACATGGTGGCATTTAGTTACAGAAGGTTGTAGCCAAGTTGATCCAAATGATGATGAAGGTGCTTATGTTAGTGAGGAAGACCTACAAAGTTTGTCTAGTTCAGATGAGGATGGTAATGCCAAGAGGAGAAAAAGATCCAACAACCAATTCAATCGTGCAACAAACATGGATAACTTCAAATTTAAATTAGGCATGCTTTTTTCTACCGTGGACCAATTTAGGACTGCATTGAAGGAGCATTTTATTAAGATTAACAGGGAGTATGTTTGGCTGGCCAATGACCAAAGGAGGGTAAGGGCAAAATGCAAGAGTGTAGGCTGCAATTGGGTCATTTATGCAAGAGTCCAATTGTCAGACAAGCACTCATTCATGGTAAATACATTGGTGGATAGGCACATGTGTGGATTGGTTTTCAACAACAAACATGCAACCTCCAATTGGCTTGCAAAGCATTATCTTGAACAGTTCAGAATAAACCCAAACTTAACTTACACAGGTTTCATGCAGCTAACAACACGTACTCAGTTTTCAAGAACAACAAGGTCAACTTTCTACAGAGCAATGAATTGTGCAAAAGTGATGTTAGAAGGGACTATAAGGGAACAATATGCCATACTGGAAGATTATTGCAAGCAACTGTTAGAGACAAATCCTGGGAGCACATCAATATTGAAAACCAGAATGCAGGATGGAAAAAGGTTATTTGAAAGGGTGTATATATGTCTTAAAGCTTGTAAAGATGGATTCCTCAATGGTTGTAGGCCCCTTATCTACTTGGATGGTTATTTTTTAAAAGGATATTGCAAAGGAATGTTATTAGCTGCAATTGGCATTGATGTAGCAAATGCCATGTTTCCAGTGGCTTATGCTGTAGTGGAGAAGGAGTACACAGACAGCTGGACATGGTTTTTAAATTTATTGAAGgaggacttgaggattgatgaacCAGAGAGAATAACATAG